A DNA window from Mariprofundus aestuarium contains the following coding sequences:
- a CDS encoding NAD(P)-dependent alcohol dehydrogenase, with the protein MLLKAVLFSEYGSPDVLRLDELEKPIPNDNEVLVKVHAVSVNSWDWELLRGTPFINRVMFGIFRPTKIRALGCDIAGCVAAVGSQVTQFKPGDAVFGDLSGGGWGGFAEFTCAKESELTLKPERMSFENAAAMPQAGLLALQGLTYKKHGRNEQKVLVNGGGGGAGTFAIQIAKSFGAEVTAVDSAEKLETMRQCGADHVIDYAQEDYINNDEQYDRIFDCVARHSIFDYRRALTRGGVYAMIGGDSETSVLQIMLLGPILSIFGNKKFGIVMHRANKGMQELIDLFEAGKAVPVIEKTYSLSEVPDALRYFDARHVKGKIIIMPQESS; encoded by the coding sequence ATGCTTTTGAAAGCAGTTCTTTTTAGCGAATACGGATCGCCGGACGTTCTTCGGCTGGATGAGCTGGAGAAACCGATACCGAACGATAATGAGGTGCTGGTCAAGGTGCATGCAGTCTCCGTCAACTCGTGGGACTGGGAGCTTCTCAGGGGAACACCGTTCATCAACCGCGTCATGTTCGGAATTTTCAGGCCCACAAAAATTCGTGCACTCGGTTGTGACATCGCCGGATGCGTTGCAGCCGTCGGCAGCCAGGTGACGCAGTTCAAGCCGGGCGATGCGGTGTTCGGAGATCTCTCAGGCGGCGGCTGGGGCGGCTTTGCCGAATTTACCTGTGCCAAAGAGTCCGAGCTGACGCTGAAACCTGAAAGAATGAGCTTTGAGAACGCGGCAGCGATGCCCCAGGCCGGTCTCCTCGCCCTGCAAGGGCTCACCTACAAAAAGCATGGCAGGAATGAGCAGAAGGTGCTGGTCAATGGCGGAGGCGGCGGTGCCGGAACCTTCGCTATCCAGATCGCCAAATCGTTCGGAGCTGAAGTTACCGCAGTCGATAGTGCGGAGAAGCTGGAGACGATGCGGCAGTGTGGAGCCGACCATGTCATCGATTACGCGCAAGAGGATTACATCAACAACGATGAACAGTACGACCGCATCTTCGATTGCGTAGCGCGACACTCCATTTTCGATTACCGGCGTGCGCTGACGCGTGGCGGGGTTTATGCCATGATCGGCGGCGACTCGGAAACAAGTGTTTTGCAGATCATGCTGCTGGGTCCGATCCTCTCCATATTCGGCAATAAAAAGTTCGGCATCGTCATGCACAGGGCTAACAAGGGGATGCAGGAACTGATCGATCTGTTTGAGGCTGGTAAGGCAGTGCCTGTCATCGAAAAAACATATTCCCTGAGCGAAGTTCCAGATGCGCTCCGCTATTTCGATGCGCGGCACGTTAAAGGCAAGATCATCATCATGCCGCAGGAGTCATCATGA
- a CDS encoding N(5)-(carboxyethyl)ornithine synthase produces MNKLSMGVIGTSKKTDERRLPIHPEHLSRIPEELRSQLIFEEGYGAPLGISDAEIAAQCGGLATRHELLADIGSVIVAKPVLADLQELKEGGTLWGYVHCVQQSDITQEALDRKQTLIAFEDMFVWAPNGHMGRHTFYKNNEMAGYCAVIHALQLKGIDGHYGNQRKVIIFSFGAVSRGAIYALKAHGFRDITICTQRPDHEVREEVLDCHYVKVRKGVEGESRMVVVEHDGSMRPLTELIRESDIIVNGIFQETESPTDFVLESESECLKPNSLIIDVSCDEGMGFFFAKPTTFKKPMFKFETIDYYAVDHTPSYLWESATRSISAALIVYLPSVLAGRGGWQNSETIRQAINIDSGVIQNPLILSFQNRESHYPHAHVVDAVADQVAV; encoded by the coding sequence ATGAATAAATTATCAATGGGAGTCATTGGGACTTCAAAAAAAACGGATGAGCGACGCCTGCCGATCCATCCTGAGCATCTCTCACGTATTCCTGAGGAGCTGCGCAGCCAGCTGATATTTGAAGAGGGCTACGGCGCACCACTGGGCATTTCAGATGCGGAGATTGCTGCCCAGTGCGGTGGTTTGGCCACACGCCACGAACTGTTGGCCGACATCGGTTCAGTGATTGTTGCCAAGCCGGTACTGGCCGATCTGCAGGAACTAAAAGAAGGGGGCACCCTTTGGGGTTATGTCCATTGCGTCCAGCAAAGTGACATCACTCAGGAAGCCCTTGATCGCAAGCAGACGCTCATTGCTTTTGAGGATATGTTTGTCTGGGCACCCAACGGTCATATGGGGCGTCACACATTCTATAAAAACAACGAAATGGCCGGTTATTGTGCCGTTATCCATGCGCTGCAACTTAAAGGCATTGATGGCCACTACGGCAACCAGCGAAAGGTGATTATCTTCAGCTTTGGCGCGGTCAGTCGTGGCGCGATCTACGCGCTCAAGGCGCATGGTTTCAGGGATATCACCATCTGCACCCAGCGCCCTGATCATGAGGTGCGTGAAGAGGTTCTTGATTGTCACTACGTCAAGGTCAGGAAAGGCGTTGAGGGTGAGTCGCGCATGGTCGTGGTTGAACACGATGGCAGCATGCGACCGCTAACCGAGCTGATCCGTGAATCCGATATCATCGTTAACGGCATCTTTCAGGAGACAGAGAGCCCTACCGACTTTGTTCTTGAATCGGAAAGTGAGTGCCTCAAGCCCAACAGCCTGATTATTGATGTCAGTTGTGATGAGGGCATGGGATTCTTTTTTGCCAAACCCACCACATTCAAAAAACCGATGTTTAAGTTTGAAACCATCGATTACTACGCCGTAGACCATACCCCCAGCTATCTCTGGGAGAGTGCAACGCGCTCAATCTCTGCCGCACTGATTGTCTATTTGCCGAGTGTGCTGGCAGGGCGCGGTGGCTGGCAGAACAGTGAGACCATTCGGCAGGCCATCAACATTGATAGCGGTGTGATTCAGAATCCCTTGATCCTTTCGTTTCAAAATCGTGAGTCGCACTATCCCCATGCCCATGTTGTAGATGCTGTGGCTGATCAGGTCGCTGTTTAA
- a CDS encoding MarC family protein → MEHWTEYTRLFTALFVILDPFGAVPILLALTIKFTNYERRRAVNVASATVFLVLVVSLLLGESMLQAMGTSLASFRVGGGIVLLLMALSMLQAETGALRSTPSEEAEAEEKSSIGVVPLAIPLLAGPGAISTVIIEMHRSDAQLHALPVVLVIGLVCLLLWITLRMAATIGRVLGHTGLKIINRLFGLILAAIAIEIMANGLKELFPALAA, encoded by the coding sequence ATGGAGCACTGGACAGAATATACACGTCTGTTTACCGCGTTGTTTGTTATTTTGGATCCTTTTGGTGCCGTGCCTATCCTGCTGGCGCTAACTATAAAGTTTACAAATTACGAAAGGAGAAGGGCTGTAAATGTTGCGTCAGCAACGGTTTTTCTTGTTTTGGTTGTCTCATTGCTGTTGGGTGAATCGATGCTGCAGGCCATGGGCACCAGCCTGGCATCGTTTCGTGTTGGTGGTGGTATTGTGCTGCTGCTTATGGCGCTATCCATGCTTCAGGCAGAGACAGGTGCGTTGCGAAGCACCCCGTCGGAGGAGGCTGAAGCCGAAGAGAAAAGTAGTATTGGCGTAGTGCCTCTGGCTATCCCGCTACTAGCCGGACCGGGGGCGATCAGCACCGTGATTATCGAAATGCACCGCTCCGATGCCCAACTGCATGCTCTGCCTGTCGTGCTCGTAATCGGGCTGGTCTGCCTGTTGCTCTGGATTACTCTGCGCATGGCGGCAACCATAGGAAGGGTCCTCGGGCATACAGGGCTGAAAATCATCAACCGCCTGTTCGGCCTCATTCTGGCTGCCATTGCCATCGAAATTATGGCCAATGGCCTCAAAGAACTGTTTCCTGCACTTGCAGCTTAA
- a CDS encoding RNA recognition motif domain-containing protein — MKINVGNMSFSTNDEELRDLFSAFGTVASVEVVTDSNTNRSRGFGFVVMPDESEGNAAIRSLNGSEFAGRKLRVNEIKPSE, encoded by the coding sequence ATGAAAATTAATGTTGGAAATATGTCTTTTAGCACCAACGATGAAGAGTTGCGCGATCTTTTCTCTGCATTCGGCACTGTTGCGAGTGTAGAAGTGGTCACAGATAGTAATACCAATCGCAGCCGCGGTTTTGGTTTTGTCGTGATGCCTGATGAGAGCGAAGGGAATGCTGCAATCAGGTCACTTAACGGCTCTGAATTCGCTGGCCGCAAGCTGCGCGTCAACGAGATCAAACCATCTGAATAA
- a CDS encoding type II toxin-antitoxin system Phd/YefM family antitoxin, whose translation MQVVNFSEARNNLKRVLDEVVEDADYTVINRRDAADTVVMSLDSFNSLMETVHLLRSSANVAHLEKSISQYNQGKASEKPLIDA comes from the coding sequence ATGCAAGTTGTCAATTTTTCAGAAGCCAGAAACAATCTGAAACGCGTATTGGATGAGGTTGTTGAGGATGCCGATTACACAGTTATTAATCGACGAGATGCAGCCGATACGGTTGTGATGTCTCTGGATTCATTCAACAGTTTGATGGAAACAGTTCACCTGCTACGTTCTTCTGCCAATGTTGCCCATCTGGAAAAATCAATCTCCCAGTATAATCAGGGGAAAGCTTCTGAAAAGCCGTTGATTGATGCCTGA
- a CDS encoding Txe/YoeB family addiction module toxin, which produces MPELLCWTDEAWADYLWWQSQDRKTLKRINRLIQDSMRSPFEGIGKPEALRENLSGFWSRRIDESNRLVYAVDDNRLTIISCRYHY; this is translated from the coding sequence ATGCCTGAATTACTATGCTGGACAGATGAGGCATGGGCTGACTATCTCTGGTGGCAGAGTCAGGATCGCAAAACCCTGAAGCGAATCAACCGCCTGATTCAGGATTCAATGCGCTCTCCTTTTGAAGGTATTGGAAAGCCGGAAGCACTGCGTGAAAACCTCTCTGGTTTCTGGTCTCGTCGGATTGATGAATCTAATCGCCTGGTTTATGCCGTTGATGATAACCGATTAACCATCATCTCCTGCCGCTACCA